The genomic DNA CAGATGCATGCAATCGGTCAGGCGCTGCCCCAGCAGCGGATGCGCCAGATAGGCGCGCGCCTCGTCAGCATCGCGCAGGGAATAGAACATCGCCATGGGCGATTCCCCGATGTCGGTCAGCACCGGAAAGACGAACCACATCCAGTGGGTCTGCTTCCGCCCTGCCGTCAGCTCGGCGACGACCGTGTCGTAGACCGTGTCCTGCGCCGCGACGAAATGGTCGAACTCGTCTTCGTCATCTTCAAAATCGTCATCGTCAAAATCCAGGTCGTCGCTCATGTGGCGTAATCCGATCCTTCGCGGTCCAGCAGCGCCTTCAATTCCGACAGGTGGCGCTGGTCCTGTTCGGGGTAGGCCTCGATCTGTTGGGCGGTCTTTTCCGCAATATCGTGCGGCAAGATGCGCAGCGGCTGCCCGGTCTGCAAGGCGCGGATATAGGTCTCGGCCGCCCGTTCGAAATAATACATCCGGTTAAAGGTCTCGGCCACGGTATCGCCGATCACCAGCACGCCGTGGTTGCCCATCACCATGACCTTCTTCTTGGGGTCGGTGAACAATGCGGCACAGCGTGCGCCCTCGTCCTCGAACGCCAGACCGCCGTAGCCGTCGTCGACCACGACGCGGTCGTAGAAGGTGCAGCAGTTCTGGTCGATGGGGGGCAGGGTGCTGTCGGCCAGGGACGCCAACACCGTCGCGTGGATCGAATGGACGTGCATCGCACACCGGGCGTGCGGCACCAGCCGGTGCAATCCGCCGTGCAGGCCCCATGCGGTGGGGTCCGGGGCGTTCGGCCCTTCCATCGTCGAGGGATCGTTGGCGTCGATCATCAGCATGTCGCTGGCCTTGATCCGCGCGAAATGCATCTGATTCGGGTTCATCAGGAACTGGCTGCCGTCGTCGCTGACCGCAAGGCTGAAATGGTTCGACACCGCCTCGTGCATGTCCAGCCGCGCCGTCCAGCGAAACGCGGCGGCCAGATCGACGCGCTCTGCCCAGTGAGAGATGTTCTGGTGAATTGTCATGCGGCCCTCGCAAATTGCTTGGATATTTCCGTGATTTTGAAGGAAGGCCCGGCATAAGGCCACCGCAAAAGTCAGGCTTTCGCCCGGCGCTTTCGTCACAGGCGCGCGTGCCGGAATTTCATTTGCCTTTGCGCAGACGCAGGACTACATCCGGCGGCGGGACACCCTTCCCCAACGAAGGGCGAATATCTGTGAGGATACCAGCAATGGTTACGACCAAACCGGACACGCGGCCGGATAACGCGCGCTTTTCGTCTGGCCCTTGTGCCAAACCCCCCACATGGTCACTCGAATCGCTTGGCGACGCGCCTTTGGGCCGGTCGCACCGCGCGACTGTTGGCAAGGCCAAACTGGCCGAGGCTATCGACCTGACCCGTGAGGTTCTGAACATTCCGGCCGATTACCGCATCGGGATCGTGCCTGCCTCTGACACCGGCGCCTTCGAGATGGCGATGTGGACGATGCTGGGCGAACGCCCCGCGGAAATGGTCGCATGGGAATCCTTCGGCGCAGGCTGGGTCACCGACGTGGTCAAGCAGCTGAAGATCGAGGCAACGGTCCACGAAGCCGCCTACGGCGAAATCGTCGATATGGCCGCGCTGAACTATGACAACGACGTCTGCTTTACTTGGAACGGCACGACCTCTGGCGTGCGGATGCCGCATGGCGACATGATCCCCGCGGATCGCGCCGGCCTGACGCTTTGCGACGCGACCTCTGCCGCCTTCGCGCAGGACCTGCCGTGGGACAAGCTGGATGTGACCACGTTCAGCTGGCAGAAGGTCATGGGCGGCGAGGCCGCGCATGGCATGCTGATCCTCAGCCCCCGCGCCGTCGAACGGCTTGAAAGCTACACCCCCGCATGGCCGCTGCCCAAGATTTTCCGCCTGACCTCCAAGGGCAAGCTGATCGAGGGCATCTTCAAGGGCGAGACGATCAACACGCCCTCCATGCTCTGTGTCGAGGATTACCTCGTCGCGCTGAAATGGGGTCAGACGCTGGGCGGCCAGCCTGGCCTGAAGGCGCGCGCCGATGCCAACGCCGGCGTGATCTTCGACTTCTGCGAAAAGCATGATTGGATCGCCAATCTTGCCGTCGATCCGGCGACGCGGTCGAACACCAGCGTGTGTCTGAAGTTCACCGATGACCGCATCACCGACGGCGCCGCATTCGCCAAGGCCGTCGCCAAGCGGCTGGAAGCCGAAGGCGTGGCGCTGGACGTCGGTGCCTATCGCGATGCTCCCGCCGGTCTGCGGATCTGGTGTGGCGCGACGGTTGACCATTCCGATGTGGCAGCCCTGATGCCGTGGATCGAATGGGCCTTCGAGGCCGAGATCGCCGCCTGATATATCGGCGGGCCAGTGACGGCCCGCCACCCCCCATTGTTGAAAGAGGAGTGCCAGATATGGCCCCCAAGGTTCTCATTTCCGACGAGCTGTCGGACGCTGCCGTCCAGATCTTCAAGGATCGCGGCATCGACGTCGATTTCCAGCCCAAGCTGGGCAAGGATAAAGAGGCGCTCGCCGCCATCATCGGCAACTACGACGGCCTCGCCATCCGCTCTGCCACCAAGGCGACGGAAAAGCTGATCGCCGCCGCGACCAACCTCAAGGTCATCGGCCGCGCCGGCATCGGTGTCGACAACGTCGACATTCCCGCCGCGTCGAAAAAGGGCATCATCGTGATGAACACGCCCTTCGGCAACTCGATCACCACCGCCGAACACGCCATTTCGCTGATGATGGCCGTGGCACGTCAGATCCCCGAGGCGAACGCCTCCACCCACGCCGGCAAGTGGGAAAAGTCCCGCTTTATGGGGGTCGAACTGACCGCCAAGACGCTGGGCGTCATCGGTGCAGGCAACATCGGGTCCATCGTGATCGACCGCGCAAAGGGCCTGCGGATGAAAGTCATCGCCTATGATCCGTTCCTGTCCGAAGACCGCGCGACCGAACTGGGCGTCGAAAAGGTGGAACTGGACGACCTGCTGGGCCGCTCCGACTTCATCACCTTCCACGTGCCCCTGACCGACCAGACCCGCAATATCCTGTCCAAGGACGCGATCGCCAAGCTCAAGCCCGGCGTGCGGATCGTGAACTGCGCCCGTGGTGGTCTGGTGGACGAGGACGCACTGGCCGAGGCGCTCAAGGACGGTCGCGTCGCCGGTGCCGCCTTTGACGTGTTCGCTGTCGAACCCGCCACCGAAAGCCCGCTGTTCAACCTGCCCAATGTCGTCGTGACACCGCATCTGGGTGCTGCAACAACCGAGGCGCAGGAAAACGTGGCCCTTCAGGTCGCCGAACAGATGTCCGACTTCCTGCTGACCGGCGCCGTGACCAATGCGATCAACATGCCCTCGATCACGGCGGACGAATCCAAGATCATGGGACCGTGGATCACCCTGTCGGGCCACCTTGGCAACTTCGTCGGTCAGATGACCGACGAGCCGATCAAAGCGATCAACATCCTGTTCGACGGCGAAGCCTCCGAGATGAACCTCAAGGCCCTGACTGCTGCGACCATCGCGGGCATCATGCGTCGCCGGAATCCGGACGTGAACATGGTCAGCGCGCCCGTGATCGCCAAGGACAGCGGCGTGCAGGTCAGCACGACCAAGCAGGACCAGTCCGGCGCGTTCGAAGGGTATATCAAGGTCACCGTGGTCACGAACAAGCGTGAACGCTCCGTCGCGGGCACCGTGTTCAGCGATGGCAAGCCGCGATTCATCCAGATCAAGGGCATCAATGTCGACGCCGAGATCGGTGCGCACATGCTCTATACCACCAACGAGGACGTGCCCGGCATCATCGGCAAACTGGGCATGACGATGGGCAGCCACGGCGTGAACATCGCCAACTTCACCCTGGGCCGCGCCGCCGCCAAGGGCGAGGCCATCGCCCTCCTCTACGTCGACGAACCCGTCCCCGCCGCCGCGATCAAGGCGCTGGAAGACACCGGCATGTTCCAGCAGGTCAAACCGCTGACCTTTCAGGTCTGATCACGCAGGGCCCCGCGTCGGTTGACGCGGGGCCCTTCATTGATCTGACCAAATAAACGCCCGCCGGAGGCTCCAGTGCTGTCAATCCGCGCGGCGTCTGCTAAGTCAGGCCCCGACGCACAAAGGGACTGCAGCATGATCTACGCCATCGGTGACATTCACGGCCAGCGCGCCATGCTCGACCGCGCGTTGGTGCTGATCGCCGCCGACGGCGGGGCCGGCAAACCGGTCGTCTTTCTGGGCGACTATACCGACCGTGGCCCCGACAGCCGCGGCGTTCTGGACGAATTGATCAAGGGACGCGACGCCGGCTTTGACTGGCATCTGATCAAGGGCAACCACGACCGCATGTTCGAACGCTTCCTCGAAAACGGAGAGACGCATGACGTGGCTATCAAGTCGGGTCTGTCATGGCTCAATCCGCGTCTGGGCGGCGACAAGACCCTCGCATCCTATGGCATCATCCCGGAAGGCCCCGCCGCGTTCATCAAGGATGACGCGGGACGCGAGGTGCTGGTCAGCTATCCCACGACCGATGGTGACCTGACGCTTCAGGAACTGGTTGGCCGCGCCCGCGATCTGGTGCCGCAGGCGCACCGGCAGTTGCTGGCGACGCTGCCGTTGATCCACGCGGCAGAGGGGCAGCTTTTCGTCCACGCCGGTATCCGCCCCGGTGTGGCACTGGCCGATCAGGTCGAGGATGACCTGATCTGGATTCGCGACGGCTGGCTGGACAACACCGACGATCACGGGGTCATGGTGGTGCACGGGCACACGGCGCTTGATGCGCCGGAACACTTCGGCAACAGGATCGACCTCGATGGCGGTGCTGGCTACGGGCGGTCCCTGGTGCCTGCGGTGCTGGACGATGGTCGGTGGTTCACGCTCGACGACAATGGCCGCACGCCCTTGCGCCCCATGGCCTGACCCATGCCCCAGACCTTTGACACCCTGCGCGCGCTGATGGACCACGGGTTCGATACCGTGATCGACGTGCGCAGCCCCGCCGAATTCGCCGAGGATCACATCCCCGGTGCCATCAACCTGCCTGCCCTGTCCAACGACCAGCGGGCCGAGGTCGGCACGATCTACAAGCAGGTCAGCGCCTTCGACGCCCGCAAGATCGGTGCCGCGATGGTCGCCCGCAACGTGGCCGATCACGTCGACGGGCCGCTGGCGCAGCACGACGGCGCATGGCAGCCGCTGGTCTATTGCTGGCGCGGCGGCCAACGCTCCGGCTCCTTCGCCTCGATCCTGCAACAGATCGGCTGGCGCGCGGACACGATCAAGGGCGGCTACCAGACCTACCGCCGTCTGGTGCACGACGCGCTTTATATCGACCGGGTGCCGCACCGGTTGATCCTGCTCGACGGCTACACCGGCACGGCCAAGACGGCCTTGCTGCATCTGCTGGCTGATCGGGGCGTGCAAATTCTTGATCTGGAAGGATTGGCCGCCCACCGTGGGTCGCTTTTGGGTGGTGTGGCGGGCGGGCAACCGGCGCAGAAGGGCTTTGAATCGCAGCTTGCACAGGCCCTGTCGGCGCTGGACCCCGACATGCCCACGATCGTCGAGGCCGAAAGCAGCAAGATCGGCCAGATCGTCCTGCCCAAGCAGATCTGGGCGCGCATGACCGCCGCCCCGCGGATCAACGTCAAGGCCCCCTTGGCCGCACGGGCCGCCTATCTGACAGAGGCTTACGCGGACATCATTGCCGACCCCGCCGCCCTGCGCGCCCGCCTGCAGCCCCTGCGGAACCTGCGTGGCCACGCGGTCGTCGACGACTGGGAAGCCATGCTGGACGCCGGCGATTTCACTGGGCTGGCGACCTCGCTGATGGACCGTCACTACGATGCGGCTTACGCCAGATCCCGCCGGGTCGACGACCGCGACTGGCTGGGCGAGGTGGCGACGGACACGCTCGACGCCGCAGGCCGCGCGCGGGCGGCCGACGATCTGGCAGCCCTTGTCCGGACCCTTTAAACCAGCGTGATGCCGATGCTGTCGGTCACATGGCCGATGATCGTGGCCTGCGTGTATCCTGCATCCTGCAACTGCCGGACCAGATCTGCCGCCTCCTCTGCCGCGACCGCAGCCAGCAATCCTCCCGCCGTCTGCGGATCGTAAAGCAGGTCCGTCATCGCACCCATCGGCCCCGTCACGGGACCACTTCCGGCGATATTGTCCCGCAACAGTGTCGAATGCACACCTTGCTGCGCCAGCGCCACTGCTCCTGTCATCACAGGAATATCCGCCAGCGTCAGCTGCGCCCCGGTGCCAGAGGCGTCGCCGATTCCCGACAGATGCCCCGCCAGCCCGAACCCCGTCACATCGGTCATCGCATGGGCCCCGCACAGGATCTCGCTCGCTCGCGCCTGCGGCTGACACATCTGGACCAGCGCCGCCGCCACCGTATCGCCGCGCGCCTGTCCCGCCATCTCGGCTGCCATGATGACGCCGCTGCCCAGCGGTTTCGTCAGGATCAGCGCATCGCCGGGCCGCGCGCCGCGCAGGGTGATCGGCGCACGCGTGCACAGGCCCGTCACCGTAAAGCCGATCGTCAGTTCCGACCCGACCGAGGTATGACCACCCACGATCGCCGCACCCGCCGCCGTCAGGCCGGCGTGGGCCGTCTCCATGATCTCGCGCAGGGTGCGGGTCTGCAGATCGGCCGACAGTTTCGGCAGGATCAGGTTGACCGTCGCGGCCTGCGGCGCAGCCCCCATCGCCCAGATGTCGCCCAGCGCATGGTTGACGGTGATCCGGGTCATCACGACCGGATCGGCGGTCAGCGCGCGCAGGTGATCGGTGCTGATGACCTGCCGCACATCGCCCATCCGCAACAGCCCCGCATCGTCGCCCGGCACTACGACCACATCCGCCCGGTCCGGTGGCGGCAGGTCCGCCAGCGCCGCGCGCAGCGCACCGCGACCGACCTTGGCCCCGCAGCCGCCGCACATCGGCTTGTCGCCCAGCGCTTCGGTCAATCCTTCGGCCCGCGTCAGCGGCAGGTCCGGTTGCCCCATAAAGGTCAGATCGTCGAATTGCCGCATGAATTTGCGGTCGATATGATCCTTCCACCGCCACAGCAGCGGCCCCGCCAGCCCCGTGCCGAAGCGTTCGGCCAGTGCCGCCTTGCCGCCCAGCGAGATCAGCTTCAGATAGTCCTTTTGCGGCTTGTAGGTTCGCATCTGCCCGCCGGACAGCGCGGCGCGCAGGTTGTCGAACAACACCGGCGCCTGCCGCACGGCAAAGACTCCGGCCTTGGGGCGGGGCGCTTGTGTCAGGTGGGCGCAATCGCCCACGGCAAAGATCGCGGGGTCAGAGGATTGCAGATGCCCGTCCACGGCGATGAACCCGTCGTGCACATCCAGCCCGATGCGGGCCTGCCAGTCATGCGGTCTGGCCCCGGCAGCACCGGTGGTAAAGCCGGATGGAATCTTGCGGCCATCGGACAGTGCCACATGATCCGAAGCGATCTCCGTCACCTCGGCATGCTCGACCAGCGTGACGCCGTTTTGTTGCAGCGCCGACAGCATCTTGCGACGTGCAGTCACCCCCAGCGTGTCGACGACCTTGCCGCGATCGATCAGATGCAGGACCGGCGTCAGCCCGCGCGCGCGCAGGCTGTGGGCCATGGCCATCGCCAGTTCCGCACCCGCCACGCCGCCGCCGATCACGGCGACATGCGGCATTGTCGCGGCGTTTCGGAACGCATCCCAGCGGCCGGCAAACGGCCCCAGCGGTTTTGCCGGCACTGCATGTTCGGCAAAACCGGGCAGGGCGGGCATTTCTGACGTGATCCCGACGTCGAGGCTGAGGACATCGTAGGCCACGGGCGGCCGGTCAGGCACGGTGATCAGCCGTGTCACCGGGTCGATGGCCGTCACGGCCCCGTCGATCAGCCGGGCCCCCGCGAACCGTGCCAACCGCACGAGGTCGATATCCAGATCGTCGCGGCTGTAATGGCCAGCCACGAATCCCGGCAACATGCCTGAATAGGCGGCCGTCGAACCGGGGTTGATCAGCGTGACCCGCACCCCCGACAGCGCCTTCATGCCCCATTTGCGCAGCACCAGTGCATGCGTATGCCCGCCGCCCACCAGCACCAGATCCTTGACGAAAGGCAGGTCGCCGTTCACGGGACGAGCCACTGGCCGGCCCAGCCATCGTCCGCGCGAAAGGCGGCCCGGCGGTGAGCATCGCCCAGATGCACCACGTCGATATGGGTCAACGTCAGTGACAGCACGCAAAAGCGGCTCTGATCCGGGGTTTTGTCATAATCCAGCGCTGCGGCGATGGGTGCGCCCGGCGGCGGTGTCACGCCGTAGGACAAACGCGCGATGTCCGGCACGGACTCCCACCGGTTGGCGACGGCATCGCCCTGCAACAGTGTTACATCCGCCTGCAGCCGCATCTGAAAATCCAGTTTCGGCTCCCATACGTGCAGGGCGGCGCGGGGCAGCCGACCCAAGCTGGCGATCTTGTCGGACATGCTGTCGGTATAGACCTCCAGCAGCGCAGCTGGTCGCTCAGCCCGGCGCAATACGACGGTGCGCGCCTCTGGCCAGCCATCGGCGCTGACCGTGGCGAGGGTCGGTTGCCGGCCCGGTGCGCGACGATCCGCAACGCCGCGTCCCAGCCGCTGCCAGACCTGGTCGTGCAATCCCGCCAGCGTCTCGAACCACTCACTCATAGCCTGTCATCTCCAGATAGCCGACGCCCTTGGCGCTGCCGTCGATGGTCACCGGACCTTCCCAATACGGAATGCTGGTGGTCATCCACGCATCCGTGTTGACCGCGGCGACGGTGACGTCAACACCCTGCGCTGGCAATGTCACGTGCCAGCGCGTCGGGACCGTGTGACCGTCAACCCGGGTATCCTGCAAAGGCACGGCCAAAACCTCGCCGTTCGTATAGGGGGTGGGCGTGCCGTCCGCGGCGATCCATGTGGCGGAATAGTAGTCCGCGCCGTCACGCTGCCGCAGCCTGTAGACCATCATCCGCGTGCCCGCGTCGAACGCGATGGAAAACCAGTCCCAGCCAGTCTGGATGTCCGCCAACGGCTGACTCGACCATTCGCGGTCCAGCCAACCGGTGCCCGTCACCGGAATGTCGCCATCCGGCAGATGCAGCGTGCCCGTGATGCGATAGAACGGCTGCGAATAGTAATAGGACGCCTGATCGCTGGTGGACTTGACGGAATAGCCATCCTCGCCCTGCCGCACCAGCGGACCCTGCGCGGTCAGGGACACGTCGTATCCGAAATCGGGCCCGGTCGCGCGCAGGGTGCCGCTGTCGATCCCGTCGAACCGCCAATCGTCGATCCACGCCTGAAACGGGTCTGCAACGACGCCGGCCTGACCGATCCCGCCCCGCGCCAGCCGTTCGGTCACGTAATGCGCCGTCGGTGTGGTCACCGCCGCGTGACCCATCCACAATTGCGGATCGGCCCATCCATCTTGCGTCTCGGGCGCCATGGCAGACCGGAAAAGAGTCCATTGCAGACCATAAGCCGTGCCGTCCGGACCCGTCAGGTTGGCGGTCACATACCACCATTCGATCCTGAAATCCGGGTGCGCGCCGTGATCGGCGGGAAATGTGAACTGAGGATCCGGCTGCGGCAGGGTGAAACCCGTCGCATCGCTGGCCATGCCGGAAAATCCCTGCGCCTGCGCGAACACAGGCATAAAACATAGGATCAGAGCCTTAACGTTCATTGGAAAACACCTTCAGCAAGTCGCTCGGCGGCGTGCGTGCCAGTCGCCACGCGGGCCACAGGGCCGCCAGCGCGGCGGCCAGCAGGGCAAAGCCGCCCAGCCGCAGGTAATCGAGCGGAAACACATACATCGGCAGCCGCCAGCCGAAGGCCGCGACATTGACGACCGCCAACAGCGCCCAGGCCAGCGCCAGCCCCAGGGGCAAGGCCACAAGGGCCGTCAGGACGGCCAGCAGGACCGCCCGGACCAGTTCAAGCAGCCCAAGCTCCCGCCGTGTCAGCCCCATCGCCCAGGCAGGGGCAAGTTGCGGCACCCGCAGGGCGGCAAGGGTCAGCAGGCTCATCAGGATGGCAAAGCCCGCGACGGTCAACGTCAGAATGTTCAGCGCGGTCGTGACCGTGAACGTCCGGTCAAAGATATCAAGGGAAAACCGTTTGATGCCCGCCTGATTGATCGTGTTCGCCGCAGGTATCCCGACATCACGCTCCAGCGCCGTGACCAGCGCTGGCACATCCTCCGCCGGCATCCGCAGGCCAAAGCGTAGCGGCTCTATCTCGGGGTAAAGGGCCTTGAAGGCGGTTTCCGTCAGGATCGCCTGCCCGATCGGATTGCCATAATCGCCATAGACTCCGGCGACCGCGAAATCCCGACCGCCCAGGGTGACTTTATCGCCCAGCGACAGTCCGGATCGGCGCGACAGCTGTTCATTGATCAGAATGCCGTCACCGCTGACGACCGCGTCCCAGGGTGCGGCAATCGCCGTCAGAAAGGTCCAGTTGTCGCGGTAGGTCGCATCGTCCCGCGCACCAAAGACCTCTGCCGGGAAACCCGCGATCTGTGCGGGCGCGGACTGGATCGGCAAGATCGCCCGAACGCGCGGCGTTGCGTAATCCACCATCTGCGCGGCTTGGGCGGGGTCTGTGGCGGTGACATAAAGCTCTGACGCCAGCCGCTGGTCGAGGAACCCCGTAAAGGTCAGGCGAAAGCTGCTGACCATGGTCGAGACGCCGACATTCGCCGCCATCGCCAGCAGCAGGGCCGCCAGTGCCAGCGACAGGCCCGGCAACTGCTGCCGGGTATCGGCCCAGAACCACTGGGCGCGGACCCCCTTTGCCAGCCCCTCTGCCACGGCAAGCACCCGGTCAAGGATCAAAGGCAGCGCCAGCGCCGCACCGATCAACATAGACCCCAACAAGGCGAAACCGGCCACCAGACCCTGCGCCGTCAGGGCCAGGACGCCGGACGTGATCAACAGCACCAGCGCCACTGCGGCCTGCAGGCGGGCGGACCGTCCCGCCGCCATGCTCAGCGCGCGGGGCGATCCGCCGGCCAGCAGCGGCAGATGCGCCAGCCGCCAGAACGCGGCGGCAGAAGCCATCGCCGTCCCGCCAAACGCGATGGCAAGGCCGGATGCCCACCAAACGGGCCGCAACTGCAACGTCCCTGCGACGGTGGCGCCATAAAGCCCCTGCAATGTCGCCGCGACATCGGGCAACAGCAGTGACGCGATGACATAGCCCAGCGCGACCCCGATCCCGCCCGCGACCAGCGCCATCACCGCCAGTTCCGCGGCCATCAGGACCATCAGCCGCCGCAGCGGCACGCCCAGTGCCCGCAGGGTCCGCACGACCGGGCGACGCTGCTCGAATGCCAATCCGATGGCGCCATTGACGATGAAGATGCCGACGGCAAAGGACAGCAACCCGAACGCCGTCAGGTTCAGATGGAAACTATCCGTCAAACGCCCCAGATCAGAGCCGCTTTGGGCGACCTTCCGCGTCAGGTCGGGCGCGACCTCGGTCAGCGGCGGTTGCCCTATGGGCTGCACCTTTGCGACGATCAGCCGGTCGATCTGACCGGGCCGATCCAGCAGGCGCTGGGCCACGCCGATATCGGTGATGACCGTATCGGGGGCCACGTCTGGCGACGGTATCTTGTCAGGCCCGTCCGGCAGAGCGGCCAGCGCCTCTGCCCGACTAAAGACCTGACCGGGGCCGGACAGGAACGCACCGACCTCGGCCCCGTCGGCGATCCGCACGGGCCCCAATCCGCCGGGGGCCGTCAGCGGGTCCAGACCGACGATCCGCACGCCGTCCAGCCGCCCTTCGGTTACGGGCGACACCAGCCAACCCGCGCGCCGCAGGGCGACATAGGCCTCTTGCGTCATCGGTTGGCCATCGGTGCGGGTCAGCTGATCGAATGTGCCTTCACCCAGCGTGGCTGCGGCGGCGTCGTAACTGGCGCGCGCCTCGGCATTGATCGCCTGCACGCCGGACCACAGAGCCGTCGCCAGTGCAAGGCCCGCCAGCAGCGTGAACAATTGCAACGGGTTGCGCCACCAGTGAGACAGCAAGGCACGAAAAACGGTGACCGTCATGCAATCACGCCGGTCGTCAGGTGAAGCCGCCGCTGCATCTGCCCGGCCAGCCTGTCAGAGTGGGTGACCATCAGCAGGCCAGCGCCCGTATCCGTCACCAGTTCCAGCATCAGCGCCAGCACCTGCGCCGCCGCCGCCTCGTCCAGGTTGCCGGTGGGTTCATCCGCCAGCACCAGTCGTGGACGCGGCGCCAACGTGCGGGCAATCGCCACCCGCTGTTGCTGACCCCCTGACAACTGCTCGGGGTATTTGCGTAACTGCGGGGTCAGGCCCATGCGCGCGGCCAGTGCCGCACACCAGTCCGCATCGTGACGCCCCGTCAGACGTGCCTGAAATGCGATGTTGTCCACCACCCGCAGCGACGGGATCAGGTTGAACTGCTGGAACACGACGCCGACCGTCTCGCGCCGCATCCGGGCGCGCCCGGCATCGTCCAGCGCGGTCAGATCGGTGCCGTCCAGCATGATCTGCCCGGCGTCAGGCACATCCAGCCCGCCGATCAGGTGCAACAACGTGCTTTTGCCGGACCCGCTTTCACCGGTCAGGGCCAGCGTCTGCCCCGCATCCAGTGACAGGTCGACGCCGCGCAGCACGTCAAAGGCGCCGTCGGCGGTGGCATAGGTCTTGCGCAGGTTCGTGACAGTCAACAACATCTGGGCCCCTTCTTTCACGTGCTACATAAGGC from Loktanella sp. M215 includes the following:
- a CDS encoding ABC transporter ATP-binding protein → MLLTVTNLRKTYATADGAFDVLRGVDLSLDAGQTLALTGESGSGKSTLLHLIGGLDVPDAGQIMLDGTDLTALDDAGRARMRRETVGVVFQQFNLIPSLRVVDNIAFQARLTGRHDADWCAALAARMGLTPQLRKYPEQLSGGQQQRVAIARTLAPRPRLVLADEPTGNLDEAAAAQVLALMLELVTDTGAGLLMVTHSDRLAGQMQRRLHLTTGVIA
- a CDS encoding lipocalin-like domain-containing protein, whose product is MNVKALILCFMPVFAQAQGFSGMASDATGFTLPQPDPQFTFPADHGAHPDFRIEWWYVTANLTGPDGTAYGLQWTLFRSAMAPETQDGWADPQLWMGHAAVTTPTAHYVTERLARGGIGQAGVVADPFQAWIDDWRFDGIDSGTLRATGPDFGYDVSLTAQGPLVRQGEDGYSVKSTSDQASYYYSQPFYRITGTLHLPDGDIPVTGTGWLDREWSSQPLADIQTGWDWFSIAFDAGTRMMVYRLRQRDGADYYSATWIAADGTPTPYTNGEVLAVPLQDTRVDGHTVPTRWHVTLPAQGVDVTVAAVNTDAWMTTSIPYWEGPVTIDGSAKGVGYLEMTGYE
- a CDS encoding pyridoxamine 5'-phosphate oxidase family protein; translation: MSEWFETLAGLHDQVWQRLGRGVADRRAPGRQPTLATVSADGWPEARTVVLRRAERPAALLEVYTDSMSDKIASLGRLPRAALHVWEPKLDFQMRLQADVTLLQGDAVANRWESVPDIARLSYGVTPPPGAPIAAALDYDKTPDQSRFCVLSLTLTHIDVVHLGDAHRRAAFRADDGWAGQWLVP
- a CDS encoding ABC transporter permease, which codes for MTVTVFRALLSHWWRNPLQLFTLLAGLALATALWSGVQAINAEARASYDAAAATLGEGTFDQLTRTDGQPMTQEAYVALRRAGWLVSPVTEGRLDGVRIVGLDPLTAPGGLGPVRIADGAEVGAFLSGPGQVFSRAEALAALPDGPDKIPSPDVAPDTVITDIGVAQRLLDRPGQIDRLIVAKVQPIGQPPLTEVAPDLTRKVAQSGSDLGRLTDSFHLNLTAFGLLSFAVGIFIVNGAIGLAFEQRRPVVRTLRALGVPLRRLMVLMAAELAVMALVAGGIGVALGYVIASLLLPDVAATLQGLYGATVAGTLQLRPVWWASGLAIAFGGTAMASAAAFWRLAHLPLLAGGSPRALSMAAGRSARLQAAVALVLLITSGVLALTAQGLVAGFALLGSMLIGAALALPLILDRVLAVAEGLAKGVRAQWFWADTRQQLPGLSLALAALLLAMAANVGVSTMVSSFRLTFTGFLDQRLASELYVTATDPAQAAQMVDYATPRVRAILPIQSAPAQIAGFPAEVFGARDDATYRDNWTFLTAIAAPWDAVVSGDGILINEQLSRRSGLSLGDKVTLGGRDFAVAGVYGDYGNPIGQAILTETAFKALYPEIEPLRFGLRMPAEDVPALVTALERDVGIPAANTINQAGIKRFSLDIFDRTFTVTTALNILTLTVAGFAILMSLLTLAALRVPQLAPAWAMGLTRRELGLLELVRAVLLAVLTALVALPLGLALAWALLAVVNVAAFGWRLPMYVFPLDYLRLGGFALLAAALAALWPAWRLARTPPSDLLKVFSNER